A section of the Malus sylvestris chromosome 17, drMalSylv7.2, whole genome shotgun sequence genome encodes:
- the LOC126611659 gene encoding probable 2-oxoglutarate-dependent dioxygenase AOP1: MASETPLGLPIIDFSKPDLNQGTKEWDLVRAQVHNALEEYGCFEALFNKVPSDIRKSTIESMEELFDLPLQTKLQNVSKKPYHGYVGQYPMVPLYESMGFDDANVYEQVESLTNTLWPQGNPRFCTSIQSFSEQVSELDQIIRRMILESLGLEKYFEEHVESTNYLLRVMKYKGPETKESKLGINAHTDKNIVTILYQNQVDGLEVQTKACKWIKVKPSSPHSFIAMIGDSLHAWTNGRLHSPYHRVMMSGNEARYSTGLFSIPKAGYIIKAPEEVVDEEHPLLFKPFDHVEFLGFYYTEAGQRAQSALKTYCGVQDLVLSA; encoded by the exons atggCATCAGAAACCCCACTCGGACTTCCCATCATAGACTTCTCCAAACCAGACCTCAACCAAGGAACCAAAGAGTGGGACTTAGTGAGAGCTCAAGTCCATAATGCGCTCGAAGAGTATGGCTGCTTCGAGGCCTTGTTCAACAAAGTGCCTTCTGACATtcgaaagtcaacaattgaaTCAATGGAAGAACTTTTCGACCTTCCTTTACAAACCAAATTACAGAATGTTTCTAAAAAGCCCTACCATGGGTATGTTGGGCAGTACCCCATGGTGCCACTATACGAGAGCATGGGGTTTGACGATGCAAATGTATATGAACAAGTTGAAAGCTTGACAAATACCTTGTGGCCTCAAGGAAACCCGAGATTTTG CACAAGCATACAATCATTCTCAGAGCAAGTTTCGGAGTTGGATCAAATAATCAGAAGGATGATTCTGGAGAGCTTGGGACTAGAAAAATACTTTGAGGAGCATGTAGAATCAACCAACTACCTTCTTCGAGTGATGAAATATAAAGGACCTGAAACCAAGGAAAGTAAGTTGGGGATAAACGCTCACACAGACAAGAACATTGTCACCATTTTGTATCAAAACCAAGTTGATGGTTTAGAAGTGCAAACAAAAGCTTGCAAATGGATCAAAGTCAAGCCTTCATCACCGCACTCTTTCATCGCCATGATTGGCGACTCTCTTCAT GCATGGACAAACGGTCGACTACATTCTCCATATCATAGAGTGATGATGAGTGGAAATGAGGCTAGGTACTCAACTGGATTGTTCTCCATCCCAAAGGCAGGTTATATTATAAAAGCCCCGGAGGAAGTTGTGGATGAAGAGCACCCTTTGCTTTTTAAGCCCTTTGATCACGTtgaatttctagggttctacTACACGGAGGCTGGCCAGAGAGCTCAGTCTGCTTTGAAAACTTACTGTGGAGTCCAAGACTTGGTTTTGTCTGCTTAG
- the LOC126610017 gene encoding uncharacterized protein LOC126610017: protein MKEKTCAGYQCRRDFLNQALFISSPTCASFSRNRSGSLRLRGCVVKESPMGDLLCLLMLDREVAQIPPSTRTFNPSFALACNITKRVLPGVPKLWSSWIRPLSLAQLSGVLTCLARSLLGVLQYEFIVSLNGTFVGPLLGLESHNQSSRGI from the exons ATGAAGGAAAAGACTTGTGCTG GCTACCAATGCAGAAGGGACTTCTTAAACCAAGCCTTATTCATCTCCAGCCCGACCTGTGCATCTTTCTCAAGg AACAGGTCGGGCTCTCTAAGATTGCGGGGCTGCGTAGTGAAGGAAAGTCCTATGGGTGATCTGTTGTGCTTGCTTATGTTGGACAGAGAGGTTGCCCAAATTCCACCTTCCACTAGAACATTCAATCCTTCTTTTGCCTTGGCATGCAATATCACAAAAAGGGTCTTACCGGGTGTGCCAAAACTATGGTCGAGCTGGATCCGTCCCTTGTCCCTCGCACAGCTATCCGGGGTTCTTACATGTCTTGCAAGGTCGCTTCTTGGGGTGCTACAATATGAGTTTATTGTTAGTTTGAATGGTACCTTTGTGGGACCTTTGTTAGGCCTTGAGTCTCACAATCAAAGCTCACGTGGAATCTGA